One part of the Loxodonta africana isolate mLoxAfr1 chromosome 13, mLoxAfr1.hap2, whole genome shotgun sequence genome encodes these proteins:
- the HDDC3 gene encoding guanosine-3',5'-bis(diphosphate) 3'-pyrophosphohydrolase MESH1: MDSEVAQLMEAADFAARKHRQQRRKDPEETPYINHPIGVARILTHEAGITDIVVLQAALLHDTVEDTDTTLDEVELHFGAQVRRLVEEVTDDKTLPKLERKRLQVEQAPHSSPGAKLVKLADKLYNLRDLNRCTPKGWSEHRVQEYFQWAVQVVRGLQGTNRQLEEALKQLFEDRGLTL, encoded by the exons ATGGACTCCGAAGTGGCACAGCTAATGGAGGCTGCCGACTTCGCGGCTCGCAAGCACCGACAGCAGCGGCGGAAGGACCCCGAAGAGACGCCCTACATCAATCACCCCATCG GTGTGGCTCGGATCCTGACCCATGAGGCGGGAATCACTGATATTGTGGTGTTACAG GCAGCCCTGCTCCATGACACGGTGGAGGACACAGACACTACCCTGGATGAAGTGGAGCTGCACTTTGGGGCACAAGTGCGGCGCCTGGTGGAGGAGGTGACAGATGACAAGACTCTGCCCAAGCTGGAGAGAAAGCGGCTGCAGGTGGAGCAGGCTCCCCACAGCAGCCCCGGGGCTAAACTGGTGAAGCTGGCAGACAAGCTGTACAATCTGAGGGACCTGAATCGCTGCACCCCAAAGG GATGGTCAGAACATCGAGTTCAAGAATACTTCCAGTGGGCAGTGCAGGTGGTGAGGGGGCTTCAGGGAACAAACCGGCAACTAGAAGAAGCTCTAAAGCAGCTGTTTGAGGACCGGGGGCTGACACTCTGA